Proteins encoded in a region of the Psychromicrobium lacuslunae genome:
- a CDS encoding Na+/H+ antiporter subunit D codes for MNFTDLTPLAVVLPIFGAALTFLLIRHPKAQQTVSIALLSITLLLEISLLAQVWNGGTVAVKLGAWMPPFGVVLVVDQFSSLMLVVSSAVGLAVLIYATGQGAADGDSEGPVSIFHPTYLILMAGVSNAFLSGDLFNLYVGFEILLTASYVLMTLGGTGPRVRAGVTYVVVSVVSSLLFLIAIAMIYGATGTINMADLAVKLGHLDPGTQTVLHLMLLIAFGIKAAVFPLSFWLPDSYPTAPAPVTAVFAGLLTKVGVYAMVRTETLLFPTEDLNNLLMVVALLTMVVGILGAIAQTDIKRLLSFTLVSHIGYMVFGLALSSKVGLGAAVYYVIHHITVQTSLFLVTGLIERRGGTTSIDRLGGLAKLSPLLGFLFFVPAMNLAGIPPFSGFLGKVGLLQAGVNLGTPLAWVLVAGGVAVSLLTLLAIARVWNRAFWRRPEDAEFPDPALLAGSSGDTKTTLPRMMVGPTIGLVGMGLLLTVFAGPLVQVADASAQEMLQRTSYVHAVLGDEGVSALEQNTAAEVKR; via the coding sequence ATGAATTTCACCGATCTAACCCCCTTGGCCGTCGTCTTGCCGATCTTCGGCGCGGCACTTACCTTCTTGCTGATCAGGCACCCCAAGGCACAGCAAACCGTCAGCATAGCGCTGCTCAGCATCACCTTATTGCTCGAGATTTCACTGCTCGCCCAAGTCTGGAATGGCGGCACCGTGGCGGTGAAACTCGGCGCTTGGATGCCGCCCTTTGGTGTTGTGCTGGTGGTGGATCAGTTCTCCTCGCTCATGCTAGTGGTCTCCTCCGCCGTCGGCCTAGCGGTGTTGATCTACGCCACCGGGCAGGGCGCGGCGGACGGCGATTCGGAAGGCCCGGTATCGATCTTCCACCCAACCTATCTGATTCTGATGGCGGGGGTTTCCAACGCCTTCCTCTCGGGCGACCTGTTCAACCTCTACGTTGGCTTCGAGATTCTGCTCACCGCTTCCTATGTGCTGATGACCTTAGGTGGCACCGGCCCGAGAGTGCGAGCCGGGGTCACCTATGTGGTGGTCAGCGTGGTCTCTTCCTTGCTGTTCCTGATTGCCATTGCGATGATTTACGGCGCCACCGGCACCATCAATATGGCCGATCTAGCGGTCAAACTTGGCCACCTCGACCCTGGCACGCAAACCGTATTGCACCTGATGCTGCTGATTGCCTTCGGCATTAAAGCCGCTGTCTTCCCGCTCTCCTTCTGGTTGCCAGACTCCTATCCAACGGCACCCGCCCCGGTAACGGCGGTGTTCGCCGGCTTGCTGACCAAGGTTGGCGTCTATGCGATGGTGCGCACCGAAACGCTACTTTTCCCCACCGAGGATCTGAATAATCTGCTCATGGTGGTGGCGCTGCTGACCATGGTGGTCGGCATCCTGGGCGCGATCGCGCAGACCGATATAAAACGTCTGCTTTCCTTCACCCTGGTCAGCCATATTGGCTACATGGTGTTCGGCTTGGCCCTGTCTTCCAAGGTCGGACTGGGTGCCGCGGTCTATTACGTGATTCATCACATCACCGTGCAGACCAGCCTGTTCCTGGTGACCGGGCTGATTGAGCGGCGTGGTGGTACCACCTCGATCGATCGCTTAGGTGGCTTGGCGAAGCTGTCTCCTTTGCTTGGTTTCCTGTTCTTCGTGCCGGCGATGAACCTGGCTGGCATCCCGCCGTTCTCCGGCTTCCTGGGCAAGGTGGGTCTGCTGCAAGCGGGTGTCAATCTGGGTACCCCGCTGGCCTGGGTGCTGGTTGCCGGTGGCGTGGCGGTCAGCCTGCTCACCCTGCTGGCGATCGCCAGGGTCTGGAATCGCGCCTTCTGGCGGCGACCAGAGGACGCCGAGTTTCCTGATCCGGCGCTGCTCGCCGGATCCTCGGGCGATACCAAAACTACATTGCCTCGGATGATGGTTGGACCGACCATCGGACTGGTCGGGATGGGCCTGTTGCTGACAGTCTTTGCCGGGCCGCTGGTTCAAGTGGCCGATGCCTCGGCCCAGGAGATGCTGCAGCGC
- a CDS encoding Na(+)/H(+) antiporter subunit C, producing the protein MSVNLTLLLVMGVLYAVGIYLLLERSLTRVLMGLMLLANATNLLLLTTGGYAALAPLFDKNIQPGEYNDPLPQALILTSIVISFAVTAFMLGIIYRTWILARQDEVQDDLEDRRVANQPSFDAEEDVEIPLETTEFDETTQGKGKK; encoded by the coding sequence ATGAGCGTGAATCTGACCCTGCTCTTGGTGATGGGGGTGCTCTACGCGGTGGGCATTTACCTGCTGCTGGAACGCAGCTTGACCCGGGTATTGATGGGCCTCATGCTGCTCGCCAATGCGACGAATCTGTTGCTGCTCACCACCGGCGGTTACGCAGCGCTGGCACCGCTCTTCGACAAAAATATTCAGCCCGGGGAATATAACGATCCGCTGCCGCAGGCGCTGATCCTGACCTCGATTGTGATCTCCTTCGCGGTCACCGCTTTTATGCTCGGCATTATTTATCGGACCTGGATCTTGGCCCGGCAAGACGAAGTGCAGGATGACCTCGAAGACCGCAGGGTGGCTAACCAACCCAGTTTCGACGCCGAAGAAGACGTCGAAATCCCGCTGGAAACTACTGAGTTCGACGAGACAACGCAAGGGAAGGGGAAGAAATGA
- a CDS encoding Na+/H+ antiporter subunit A, with product MLVILAIHFVVAFIAPFFFRWLGRNGFYLLAAVPAGSFIWLLSQHDAVYAGNYPTETVQWIPDFGMELAFRMDALSWVVSLLVLGVGALVLAYCARYFKANDEAFQAHGGGFGAQLLGFAGVMFGLVISDDLILLFIFWELTTILSYLLIGYSRTRIAARRAALQALMVTTFGGLTMLLGLIMVGQSAGSYRISEILQNPPSGTVVDIAILLILVGAVSKSALVPFHFWLPGAMAAPTPVSAYLHAAAMVKAGIYLIALLAPAFSETPFWQPSIMILGLGTMLIGGWRALKQHDLKLILAYGTVSQLGFLTLVVGLGTPYAAMAGIAMLLAHGLFKATLFLVVGIIDHQTGTRDIRKLSGVFRSAPALGVVAAIAAASMAGLPLLAGFVAKEAVLEALLKLGNPWLLAGVVIGSALTFGYSARFLWGGFARKPKGMATAFKKVPAEFLAAPAILAVLSVLYGLWPEPVQQWTEPYVEQFSAEAHPHLAVFAGFNAAFGLSVLAIILGALLFLAREWVERAQDRLYPLIDAEKGYRNIIGALDDVAVWITGRTQRGSLFFYLAVILSTAVVVNIVAVILSGRPLPEMYLIDPGSPAQAIAALIIVIGAIAAARANKRFLAVLMVSVTGYGIALIFAFQGAPDLALTQMLVESIILVAFVLAMRSLPPELRNRTTGSHRLIRMLIGIAFGATMVVVALITLGSRVDLPVSLQFPELAYSQGGGLNIVNVTLVDIRAWDTFGEISVLAIAATGVASLIFVHNRGRALPRAAGVESGSVGRRQERPEDGSRDAAALKLARRFATASRDAWLVAGRTLAPERRSIIFEVVTRLIFHSMIIFSVYLLLAGHNFPGGGFAGGLLAGLALTIRYLAGGRVELAEATPISAGALLGSGLGIAALSSALPLFFGGQIFQSFIIDFSLPVFGQIKFVSSTLFDIGVYLVVVGLVLDVLRSLGAEIDEREELGTLEEQEVRAE from the coding sequence GTGCTAGTGATCCTTGCCATTCACTTTGTGGTGGCATTTATCGCGCCTTTTTTCTTCCGCTGGCTCGGCCGCAATGGATTTTACTTGCTGGCCGCCGTGCCGGCCGGTTCGTTCATTTGGCTGCTCAGTCAGCATGACGCCGTTTACGCCGGGAATTACCCCACCGAAACAGTGCAATGGATCCCGGACTTCGGGATGGAACTCGCCTTTCGGATGGACGCCCTGAGCTGGGTTGTTTCGCTCCTAGTGCTCGGCGTCGGCGCTTTGGTGCTGGCCTATTGTGCGCGGTACTTCAAGGCGAACGACGAGGCGTTCCAGGCGCACGGCGGCGGCTTCGGCGCGCAGCTACTCGGCTTTGCCGGGGTGATGTTCGGCCTGGTGATCTCCGATGATCTGATCCTGCTTTTCATCTTCTGGGAACTCACGACCATCCTTTCCTACCTGCTGATCGGCTACTCGCGCACCCGCATTGCCGCCCGCCGGGCCGCGCTGCAGGCGCTCATGGTGACCACTTTCGGTGGCTTGACCATGCTGCTCGGCCTGATCATGGTTGGCCAGAGCGCAGGCAGTTACCGGATCTCCGAGATCCTACAAAACCCGCCGAGCGGCACCGTGGTCGATATCGCTATCTTGCTGATCTTGGTCGGTGCGGTGAGCAAATCCGCCCTGGTGCCATTCCACTTCTGGCTGCCCGGCGCGATGGCTGCGCCCACCCCGGTCAGCGCCTATCTGCATGCTGCGGCGATGGTCAAGGCGGGTATCTACCTCATCGCGCTGTTGGCGCCGGCCTTCTCTGAAACGCCGTTCTGGCAGCCCAGCATTATGATCCTCGGGCTGGGCACCATGCTTATTGGCGGCTGGCGGGCGCTCAAGCAGCACGACTTGAAACTCATTTTGGCCTATGGCACGGTGAGTCAACTCGGCTTCCTAACACTGGTTGTCGGGTTGGGCACTCCCTATGCCGCCATGGCTGGCATTGCCATGCTGCTGGCACACGGACTGTTCAAGGCAACTCTCTTTCTGGTGGTCGGCATTATTGACCACCAGACCGGCACCCGAGATATTCGCAAGCTCTCCGGAGTTTTTCGCTCTGCTCCGGCGCTCGGTGTGGTCGCTGCGATAGCTGCAGCCTCAATGGCCGGCCTTCCGCTGCTTGCCGGTTTTGTTGCTAAAGAAGCCGTACTTGAAGCCCTGCTGAAGCTCGGCAACCCTTGGCTGCTGGCCGGAGTGGTGATCGGTTCAGCACTGACCTTCGGCTATAGCGCCAGATTCCTCTGGGGCGGTTTCGCCCGCAAGCCGAAGGGGATGGCGACCGCCTTCAAGAAGGTGCCCGCCGAATTCTTGGCCGCTCCGGCCATCCTGGCCGTGCTCAGCGTGCTCTACGGCCTCTGGCCTGAGCCGGTGCAGCAGTGGACCGAACCGTATGTCGAGCAATTCTCCGCGGAGGCGCATCCGCACCTCGCGGTCTTCGCCGGGTTCAACGCCGCGTTCGGGCTGAGTGTCCTCGCCATCATTTTGGGTGCGCTGCTTTTCCTGGCTCGGGAATGGGTCGAGCGAGCGCAGGACCGGCTTTACCCACTAATCGACGCCGAAAAGGGTTATCGCAATATTATTGGCGCGCTCGACGATGTGGCGGTCTGGATCACCGGCCGCACCCAGCGTGGTTCCTTATTCTTCTATCTGGCGGTGATTCTCTCCACCGCAGTGGTGGTCAATATTGTCGCCGTCATCCTGAGCGGTCGGCCGCTGCCGGAGATGTATCTGATCGATCCGGGCTCGCCAGCCCAAGCCATCGCCGCACTGATTATCGTGATTGGCGCGATCGCGGCCGCGCGAGCCAATAAACGCTTCCTGGCCGTGCTGATGGTTTCGGTCACCGGTTACGGCATTGCGCTGATTTTCGCTTTCCAAGGTGCACCTGATCTGGCACTCACCCAGATGCTGGTGGAATCGATCATCTTGGTCGCCTTCGTGCTGGCGATGCGCTCGCTACCGCCAGAGTTGCGGAACCGGACCACCGGTTCGCACCGGCTGATCCGGATGCTGATTGGTATTGCCTTCGGTGCCACCATGGTGGTGGTAGCGCTGATCACCCTCGGCTCCCGGGTCGATCTGCCGGTTTCCTTACAGTTCCCCGAACTGGCTTACAGCCAGGGTGGTGGCTTGAACATTGTCAATGTCACCCTGGTGGATATCCGTGCTTGGGACACCTTCGGCGAAATTTCGGTGTTGGCGATTGCGGCCACCGGTGTGGCCAGCCTGATCTTCGTGCACAACCGGGGACGCGCGCTGCCTCGCGCAGCGGGCGTTGAGAGCGGCAGCGTGGGCCGCCGCCAGGAGCGCCCAGAGGACGGCAGCCGCGATGCTGCGGCTTTGAAACTAGCCCGTCGCTTTGCCACCGCGAGTCGGGACGCCTGGTTGGTTGCCGGGCGCACGCTGGCACCGGAGCGACGCTCGATCATCTTCGAGGTAGTCACCCGATTGATCTTCCACTCGATGATTATCTTCTCGGTCTACCTGCTGCTGGCCGGTCACAACTTCCCGGGCGGCGGTTTTGCCGGGGGCCTGCTGGCAGGCCTGGCCCTGACCATCCGGTATTTGGCCGGTGGGCGGGTGGAGCTGGCTGAAGCCACCCCGATCAGTGCCGGTGCGCTGCTGGGCTCGGGGCTCGGTATTGCCGCGCTGTCTAGCGCCTTACCGTTGTTCTTCGGCGGCCAAATCTTCCAGAGCTTCATTATCGACTTCAGCCTGCCAGTCTTTGGTCAGATCAAATTTGTCAGCTCGACCCTCTTCGATATCGGGGTGTACCTGGTGGTGGTCGGGCTAGTGCTCGATGTACTGCGCAGCCTGGGTGCGGAGATTGATGAGCGGGAAGAACTTGGCACCCTTGAAGAGCAGGAGGTGCGGGCCGAATGA
- a CDS encoding MFS transporter: MSETTIAESVPTRPKSQWGQVLAWASWDWGSAAFNAVMTTFIFTAFYLTTDIFGGADYTSQVLGWCLGIAGVLIAILAPVAGQRSDHSGRRRLWLGINTLVVVLLTGSCFFVLPEPSYLLLGCVLLALGHVFSELASVNYNAMLLQISTPKSIGRISGIGWAFGYLGGIVALLILYYGLLSPEVGFFGISDENFKYRVVALFSAAWIAVFSLPVLFAIPENKADPTTPKIGFFASYRELFRTIARLWQHRRHTLYFLISSAIFRDGLAAIFTFGAVIAVGTFGFAKGDVLIFAIAGNVVAAIGAFSAGYFDDRLGPKTVIVISLIGLLVSAVVLFFSSGKTIFWIFGLLLCLFVGPAQSSARTFVGRLAPRGGEGELYGLYATTGRAASFIAPILFASFIAWFGSQRFGIIGIAIVLLAGLLLLIPVNRPAQA, translated from the coding sequence ATGAGCGAGACGACAATAGCCGAATCGGTGCCAACCCGGCCGAAAAGTCAGTGGGGGCAAGTGCTGGCCTGGGCATCCTGGGATTGGGGATCGGCAGCCTTCAATGCGGTGATGACCACCTTCATCTTCACTGCTTTCTACCTCACCACAGATATCTTCGGCGGCGCCGATTACACCTCGCAAGTGTTGGGCTGGTGCCTAGGCATTGCCGGCGTGCTCATCGCCATACTGGCACCGGTGGCCGGTCAGCGCAGCGATCATAGCGGCCGACGCCGGCTCTGGCTCGGTATAAACACCTTGGTCGTGGTGCTGCTCACCGGTAGTTGCTTCTTCGTACTGCCCGAACCGTCGTATTTGTTGCTGGGCTGCGTGCTGCTGGCCTTGGGCCATGTCTTTTCGGAGCTAGCCTCGGTCAATTACAACGCGATGTTGCTGCAGATATCCACGCCGAAGAGCATCGGCCGGATCAGTGGCATCGGCTGGGCTTTTGGCTATCTTGGCGGCATTGTGGCCTTACTGATCTTGTACTACGGCCTGCTATCCCCCGAGGTTGGCTTCTTCGGTATCTCCGATGAGAACTTCAAATACCGCGTTGTCGCGTTGTTCTCAGCGGCCTGGATCGCTGTCTTCTCCCTTCCGGTGCTGTTCGCCATCCCGGAAAACAAGGCGGACCCAACGACTCCGAAGATCGGGTTTTTCGCCTCCTACCGTGAGTTGTTCCGCACCATTGCGCGGCTTTGGCAACATCGTCGACACACCCTCTACTTCCTGATCTCCAGTGCCATCTTCCGCGATGGCCTGGCCGCGATCTTCACCTTCGGCGCGGTGATCGCGGTCGGCACCTTCGGTTTCGCTAAGGGTGATGTGCTGATCTTCGCTATCGCGGGCAACGTGGTGGCGGCCATCGGCGCCTTCTCCGCTGGGTATTTCGACGATAGGCTCGGCCCGAAGACGGTGATCGTGATCTCGCTGATCGGCCTCTTGGTCTCTGCCGTGGTGCTGTTCTTCAGCTCCGGGAAGACGATTTTCTGGATCTTCGGCCTACTGCTCTGTCTCTTTGTCGGCCCAGCACAATCCTCGGCCCGCACCTTCGTCGGGCGCCTGGCCCCGCGTGGAGGCGAAGGTGAACTGTACGGGCTTTACGCCACCACCGGGCGGGCGGCGTCATTCATCGCACCGATCCTCTTTGCTTCGTTCATCGCCTGGTTCGGCAGCCAGCGCTTCGGCATTATCGGCATCGCCATCGTGCTGCTGGCGGGTCTGCTGCTCCTCATCCCGGTCAACCGCCCCGCCCAGGCCTAA
- a CDS encoding endonuclease domain-containing protein — protein MKTPGKLPRDLSGRSFTLAEAAGLGRGRLQGKDLLIASRGIRVPWGVEQDFQRAVAPLFKLSPESVACLGTAARLWRLPLPAWMQGEQRLHLARVNSSTVPRRFGVVGHRLRLSEDEISASSGIPLTGRSRTWLDLAALLSIEELVAVGDALVNSHRRAFGPTKAAWVDLADLVAVVRRHSGARGVRNARIALALVRVGADSAPETYLRLAASRVGLPEPELNVAILDESGCEVAWPDLAFREFRVAIQYDGAHHLSVEQQASDARRDNASAAAGWISIRISRAMVQELGYQGVMRQLVPILRARGWEASRRVCRSAS, from the coding sequence ATGAAAACTCCTGGCAAGTTACCACGAGATCTCTCTGGTCGGTCGTTCACCCTCGCTGAGGCTGCGGGGCTGGGCCGCGGACGACTGCAGGGCAAGGACCTGCTGATCGCCAGCCGAGGAATTAGGGTTCCCTGGGGCGTCGAACAAGACTTTCAGAGGGCCGTTGCACCGCTGTTTAAACTCTCACCAGAATCGGTAGCTTGCCTGGGGACGGCGGCACGGTTGTGGCGATTACCCTTGCCTGCTTGGATGCAGGGTGAACAGCGATTACACCTAGCCCGAGTGAACTCCTCTACGGTTCCGAGGCGCTTCGGGGTGGTCGGACACCGTCTGCGGCTCAGCGAGGACGAGATCTCCGCTAGCTCAGGCATTCCGTTGACGGGCCGGTCTCGGACGTGGCTGGATTTAGCGGCGTTGCTCTCCATCGAGGAACTGGTTGCCGTTGGTGATGCTTTGGTCAATAGTCATCGCCGCGCGTTCGGGCCGACCAAAGCTGCCTGGGTTGATCTTGCCGATTTAGTCGCCGTGGTGCGTCGGCATTCAGGGGCGCGAGGAGTACGTAATGCTCGAATTGCGCTGGCCCTTGTTCGGGTGGGGGCAGATTCAGCCCCCGAAACCTACTTGCGGCTGGCGGCATCGCGGGTGGGGCTGCCGGAGCCCGAATTGAACGTCGCGATTCTCGACGAATCGGGATGCGAAGTTGCCTGGCCAGACTTAGCTTTCCGGGAGTTTCGGGTGGCGATACAGTACGACGGCGCGCACCACCTGAGCGTCGAGCAACAGGCATCCGACGCTCGGCGGGACAACGCGAGCGCTGCTGCCGGTTGGATATCGATTCGGATAAGCAGAGCAATGGTTCAAGAACTCGGCTACCAAGGTGTGATGCGCCAACTAGTCCCGATCTTGCGCGCCCGCGGCTGGGAAGCCTCGCGTCGAGTGTGCAGATCTGCATCTTAA
- the dcd gene encoding dCTP deaminase: MLISDRDIRTQIDAGRIVLDPFEPSMVQPSSVDVRIDKLFRLFDNHKYAHIDPSEEQPELTRLVEVADDEPFILHPGEFVLGSTYETVTLPDDVAARLEGKSSLGRLGLLTHSTAGFIDPGFSGHVTLELSNMATLPIKLWPGSKIGQLCFFQLSSPAEHPYGSGEYGNRYQGQRGPTASRSYLNFHKTQI; encoded by the coding sequence GTGCTGATCTCAGACCGCGATATTCGAACCCAGATTGACGCCGGACGCATTGTCCTGGACCCCTTTGAGCCCTCGATGGTGCAACCTTCGAGCGTTGATGTGCGGATCGATAAGCTGTTCCGGCTTTTCGATAACCATAAGTACGCGCATATCGACCCCTCAGAAGAGCAGCCCGAATTGACCCGTTTGGTTGAGGTCGCTGATGACGAGCCGTTCATTCTGCATCCGGGCGAGTTCGTCCTCGGGTCTACCTACGAGACGGTCACCTTGCCGGACGACGTCGCGGCACGGCTGGAGGGTAAATCCTCGCTGGGGAGGTTGGGGCTCTTGACGCATTCGACCGCTGGGTTCATCGACCCCGGGTTCTCAGGCCACGTCACCCTGGAGCTTTCCAATATGGCGACCTTGCCGATCAAGCTCTGGCCGGGTTCTAAGATTGGTCAGCTGTGTTTCTTCCAGCTCTCTTCACCCGCTGAGCACCCCTATGGCTCCGGTGAATACGGCAACCGTTACCAAGGTCAGCGCGGCCCGACGGCGTCCCGTAGCTATCTGAACTTCCACAAAACCCAGATCTAA
- the kynA gene encoding tryptophan 2,3-dioxygenase, with product MTVKKNTRSLESGIETDFRDKMSYGSYLALDELLSAQHPVSVPEHHDEMLFIIQHQTSELWLKLVLHELRTVRLSLQQDDLRMAMKCIARIKHIQRSLTEQWSVLATLTPTEYAQFRGDLGASSGFQSYQYRAVEFLLGNKNAGMIKVFRGDPEAQELLSSVLAETSIYDEFIRLLARRGFPVPAELLDRDVTKAHVFSQDLVEIYRIVYENTEDYWDLYEACEELVDLEDNFQLWRFRHMKTVLRTIGMKTGTGGSSGVGFLQRALELTFFPELFAVRTEIGQPQVDPK from the coding sequence GTGACTGTCAAAAAGAACACCCGAAGTCTGGAATCCGGCATCGAGACTGATTTCCGAGACAAGATGAGCTACGGCAGCTACCTGGCCTTGGACGAGTTGCTCAGTGCACAGCATCCGGTGAGCGTGCCGGAGCATCATGACGAGATGCTCTTCATCATTCAGCACCAGACTTCTGAGCTGTGGCTTAAATTGGTGCTTCACGAGCTACGCACGGTGCGGCTTTCCCTGCAGCAGGACGATTTGCGGATGGCGATGAAATGCATCGCCCGGATCAAACACATCCAGCGCTCACTGACCGAACAGTGGAGTGTGCTGGCCACTTTGACGCCCACCGAATACGCGCAGTTCAGAGGCGACCTGGGGGCTTCCTCCGGATTCCAGTCCTATCAATACCGCGCGGTTGAGTTCCTGCTCGGCAATAAGAATGCTGGCATGATCAAGGTTTTTCGAGGTGATCCAGAAGCGCAGGAATTGCTTAGCTCGGTGCTCGCCGAGACCAGTATTTACGATGAGTTCATTCGTTTACTCGCTCGAAGGGGGTTTCCAGTCCCGGCCGAACTGCTTGACCGAGACGTGACTAAAGCTCACGTCTTTTCCCAGGATCTAGTGGAGATCTACCGAATCGTTTACGAGAACACCGAGGACTACTGGGATCTCTATGAGGCCTGTGAGGAGCTCGTTGATTTGGAAGATAATTTCCAACTCTGGCGGTTCCGGCACATGAAGACGGTGTTGCGCACCATCGGGATGAAAACCGGCACCGGTGGTTCCTCGGGCGTCGGTTTCCTGCAACGAGCGCTGGAACTTACCTTCTTTCCGGAGTTATTCGCGGTGCGCACCGAAATCGGTCAGCCGCAGGTCGATCCGAAATAG
- a CDS encoding FAD-dependent oxidoreductase, translated as MTETPTEHEIVIIGAGHSGLSLAWELKQRGLRATILERHSAMYAWHQLRWDNFTLVTPNWMCQLPGYHYQGQDPDGFMTKDEVCEWLQGYVGLVDADLREGVDVESVQQDEDGLLLRTNQGDIRARSVVVSTGGAFQLPRIPDYAAQLPTEIKQFHSLDYRNAAQLPPGAVLVVGSAQSGAQIAEDLMLEGREVHLAVGSAVRVSRFYRGRDVLDWLDQIWRAGLLSEALGRGQITTSPYVTGRDGGRDINLYDFAERGMKLYGRIEQLLGGRARFSSGLNNSLEAAEAFNNGFKDLVDVFVQQQGIEAPEEGRGRARQALVEPPELDLLGSGISSVIWATGLRADYRWLGPEVVDRDGQIQHHNGATAVPGLYYYRAAGLLGANTNWFDPLPIDLRGLVEQLLTESNVR; from the coding sequence ATGACCGAAACACCCACAGAGCACGAGATTGTCATCATCGGCGCCGGCCACTCCGGCCTCTCACTGGCCTGGGAACTAAAGCAGCGCGGCCTCCGGGCGACCATCCTGGAACGGCATAGCGCCATGTACGCCTGGCACCAGCTGCGCTGGGATAATTTCACCCTGGTGACGCCGAACTGGATGTGTCAGCTGCCGGGTTATCACTATCAGGGGCAGGACCCGGACGGTTTCATGACCAAGGACGAGGTCTGCGAGTGGCTACAAGGGTACGTCGGACTGGTCGACGCCGACCTCCGGGAAGGTGTTGACGTCGAGTCGGTGCAACAAGACGAGGATGGCCTGCTGCTGCGCACCAATCAGGGCGATATTCGCGCCCGGTCGGTGGTGGTCAGCACCGGCGGCGCCTTCCAATTGCCGCGCATCCCCGATTACGCCGCCCAGCTGCCTACTGAGATCAAGCAATTCCACTCCCTCGACTACCGGAACGCCGCCCAGCTCCCGCCGGGCGCCGTACTGGTAGTTGGCTCGGCGCAGTCTGGTGCACAAATCGCCGAGGACTTGATGCTGGAAGGCCGGGAGGTCCACCTCGCGGTGGGCAGCGCGGTCCGGGTCTCCCGGTTCTACCGAGGTCGCGATGTGTTGGACTGGCTGGACCAGATCTGGCGAGCAGGACTGCTGAGTGAAGCGCTGGGCCGCGGGCAGATCACCACCTCGCCCTACGTCACGGGTCGCGACGGCGGGCGCGATATCAATCTCTACGACTTCGCCGAACGCGGGATGAAGCTCTACGGCCGAATCGAGCAGCTTCTGGGCGGCCGAGCGCGGTTCAGCTCCGGCCTTAACAATTCCTTAGAAGCCGCCGAAGCCTTCAATAACGGTTTCAAGGACTTGGTCGATGTCTTCGTGCAGCAACAAGGAATCGAAGCACCGGAGGAAGGCCGGGGCCGAGCGCGCCAGGCACTCGTGGAACCACCGGAACTCGATCTGCTCGGCAGCGGAATTAGCAGTGTAATCTGGGCCACCGGCCTACGCGCTGACTATCGTTGGCTCGGTCCGGAGGTGGTCGATCGGGATGGTCAGATCCAGCACCACAACGGCGCCACCGCAGTCCCTGGTCTTTACTATTACCGGGCCGCTGGGTTGTTGGGTGCAAACACTAATTGGTTTGATCCGCTGCCTATCGACCTGCGGGGCCTGGTTGAACAACTGCTTACCGAGAGCAACGTCCGCTAA